The genomic region CCCCGCACCGCCGACTCGCCCGTCGCGCGCGAACTGGACATCCGCTCCTACGCCGCCGTGCCGGTGGTGGACGGCGACGGCGCGCTCTACGGCCTGCTCGGCTGCATCGCCCACCGGCCCCATTACGAGCTGCGGGAACGCGATGGCCGGTTCCTGCGCATGCTCGCCGAGATCCTGCGCGACTCCGTGACCGACCTGCACCGGATGTGGCAGGCACGCAGTCAGGTCTGGCTGGACGTCAGCCGCCTGATCGACCAGGGCGGCCCGGCGCTCGCCTTCCAGCCGGTGTTCGACCTGGAGCGGGGGCGGATCATCGGGGTGGAGGCGTTGTCCCGGTTTCCGGACTCCTCGCGCAGCACCACGCAGTGGTTCGCGGCGGCCGGCGCGGTCGGGCTGACCGTCGAGCTGGAGCTGGCCGCGGTGCGCCGCGCCCTGGGTGCGCTCCCCCAGATCCCCGCGCAGATCGGCCTCGCCGTCAACGCCTCCGCGACCACCCTGTCGGCCGGCCTGGTGGAGATGATCAGCGGAACCGACGCGGAGCGCCTCCTGGTGGAGATCACCGAGCACGAGCGGATCGCCGACGCCCCCGAGGTCACCCGTGCTCTGGCCCGGCTGCGCCGGCTCGGGGTCCGCCTGGCCGCCGACGACGTCGGCGCCGGCTACGCCGGGCTGGAGCAGCTCGTCCGGCTCCGCCCGGAGATCATCAAGATGGACTGCAGCCTGACCCAGGGCATCGACGCCGACCCGGCCCGCCGCGCGGTCGCGACGGGCCTGGTGCACGTCGCCGAGGAGATCGGCGGCGGTGTGGTCGCCGAGGGCATCGAGACGGCCGGCGAGCTGCTCACCACCCGCGAGACCGGGATCCGTTACGGGCAGGGATTCCTGCTCGGCTCGCCCACCGGCGTGCTGAGCGACGCCTGCGCCGCGGCCGGCGGGTGAGCCGGCGGGTGAGCCGGCGGGTGCGCCGGCCGGTGCGCACCGCGGACTCCGCGCACGGGTGTGCGCGGCCGGGGGATGCGCGGCCGGGGGAACGGCGGTAGGCCGCCGCCCGCGACGGTGGCTGCGCTGCTGCCGGCCCCCGGGCCCCCGTCGGGGCGGCCGGCGCCGGCGATGTACAGGCGGACCAGGCCGGTGCGTTTGGTCGACGTCGACGTCGACGCGCCGAGCGGCAGCAGCCGGCGGCGCGAGCCGCGGCGCGGCGGGGCAGGCGGGGTGGGCCGCGGCGGGTCGCCGCGATGATGGTCCAGCCCGACCAGGTGGATGAGCGCGGGCAGCAGCACCAGCCGCAGCACGAGGGCGTCGAGGATCACCCCGACGGACAGTCCGATGCCGAGCAGCTTC from Frankia alni ACN14a harbors:
- a CDS encoding sensor domain-containing phosphodiesterase, with product MTVRASTLLGPTAEVATPSAAVVELLGVLRRHLGMDAAWLGRIEGDVLVIQVLNGDGGSFHLTQGSTVRRQTGLYAEVLSGRLPALIPDTFADPRTADSPVARELDIRSYAAVPVVDGDGALYGLLGCIAHRPHYELRERDGRFLRMLAEILRDSVTDLHRMWQARSQVWLDVSRLIDQGGPALAFQPVFDLERGRIIGVEALSRFPDSSRSTTQWFAAAGAVGLTVELELAAVRRALGALPQIPAQIGLAVNASATTLSAGLVEMISGTDAERLLVEITEHERIADAPEVTRALARLRRLGVRLAADDVGAGYAGLEQLVRLRPEIIKMDCSLTQGIDADPARRAVATGLVHVAEEIGGGVVAEGIETAGELLTTRETGIRYGQGFLLGSPTGVLSDACAAAGG